One Actinomycetota bacterium genomic window carries:
- a CDS encoding CoA-binding protein codes for MTPESMRAVEALFNPRRMAVVGASANLGKWGNIIPTNILRDGYKGELYLVNPRGGELKGIPVHRSLAAIGKEIDLAMITIPAEKVEGVMEDCARAGVKVAIVISGGFSESSPEGRAMEESLVRKARSLGIRLVGPNTMGITSAPWSLTALMPPVQPRAGHVAFAAQSGNLGTQMLGWGSYRGIGFSRFVCIGNECDLDFADYLEYFARDDETRVILLYVEGFKRPRRILELAEEITPHKPVVIYKAGGTGAGSRAAASHSASMAGSREIYQGMIRQAGMIRAETTEEMLDFSDALVKLPAARGRRTAILSWGGGWAVVAADLCERAGLDVAPLPPEIREELAGILPSYWSKGNPVDMVGILDLDKHVRCLEILATCPHYDLVVSLGTINAAGAFGLAGREEQGEDMGDLERARRYYVQERSAAFARRVAELMEEQGKPIVTVGMPQRDSDSDLLSGYPWDRITIYTNPERAARVASMLAERGDRLRSLPARGA; via the coding sequence TTGACACCAGAGAGCATGCGGGCGGTGGAAGCGCTCTTCAACCCCCGCCGCATGGCCGTCGTGGGAGCGTCGGCCAACCTGGGCAAGTGGGGCAACATCATCCCCACCAACATCCTTCGGGACGGTTATAAAGGAGAGCTCTACCTGGTCAATCCCCGGGGAGGCGAGCTCAAGGGGATACCCGTTCACCGCAGCCTTGCCGCTATCGGCAAGGAGATAGACCTGGCCATGATCACCATCCCCGCCGAGAAGGTGGAGGGGGTGATGGAGGACTGCGCCCGGGCCGGGGTGAAGGTGGCCATCGTCATCTCCGGGGGTTTCAGCGAGTCCTCCCCCGAGGGGCGGGCCATGGAGGAGAGCCTGGTGAGGAAGGCACGTTCCCTGGGCATCAGGCTGGTGGGGCCCAACACCATGGGCATCACCTCCGCGCCCTGGAGCCTGACCGCCCTCATGCCTCCGGTGCAGCCGCGCGCCGGCCACGTCGCCTTCGCCGCCCAGAGCGGCAACCTGGGCACCCAGATGCTGGGCTGGGGGTCCTATCGCGGCATCGGGTTCTCCCGGTTCGTGTGCATAGGCAACGAGTGCGACCTCGATTTCGCCGACTACCTGGAGTACTTCGCGCGCGACGATGAGACCCGGGTGATCCTCCTCTACGTGGAGGGGTTCAAGCGCCCGCGGCGCATCCTGGAGCTGGCGGAGGAGATAACCCCCCATAAGCCCGTCGTCATCTACAAGGCCGGCGGGACGGGGGCCGGCAGCCGGGCTGCCGCATCCCATAGCGCCTCCATGGCCGGCTCGCGCGAGATCTACCAGGGCATGATCCGCCAGGCGGGGATGATCCGGGCGGAGACCACGGAGGAGATGCTGGATTTTTCCGACGCGCTGGTGAAGCTGCCCGCGGCGCGGGGCCGCAGGACGGCCATCCTCTCCTGGGGAGGGGGATGGGCGGTGGTGGCCGCCGACCTCTGCGAGCGCGCGGGCCTCGACGTGGCCCCGCTTCCTCCGGAGATCAGGGAGGAGCTGGCCGGCATCCTGCCTTCCTACTGGAGTAAGGGTAACCCCGTGGACATGGTGGGCATCCTGGACCTGGACAAGCACGTGCGCTGCCTGGAAATACTTGCCACCTGCCCCCATTACGACCTCGTGGTCTCCCTGGGCACCATCAATGCCGCGGGCGCCTTCGGGCTGGCGGGAAGGGAGGAGCAGGGGGAGGACATGGGCGACCTGGAGAGAGCACGCCGGTATTACGTGCAGGAGAGGAGCGCCGCCTTCGCGCGCCGGGTGGCGGAGCTCATGGAGGAGCAGGGCAAGCCCATCGTCACCGTGGGCATGCCCCAGAGGGACTCCGACAGCGACCTCCTCTCCGGGTATCCCTGGGACCGCATCACCATCTACACCAACCCCGAGCGGGCGGCTCGCGTGGCCTCCATGCTCGCCGAGAGGGGAGACCGCCTGCGGTCACTTCCCGCGCGGGGTGCGTGA
- the hypB gene encoding hydrogenase nickel incorporation protein HypB, whose protein sequence is MDVEVLEGIFDANEKIARENASLLLAHGVLAVNLMASPGAGKTSLIAGTLERLEGRLRAGVIEGDIASSVDAEKIKAYGVPVVQINTGGACHLDAVMIRQALDHLDLVSLDLLIIENVGNLVCPAEFKLGESMRAMILSVAEGHDKPLKYPLMFSESDVLVVNKTDLIGLGDFDMEELRGTVKRMNPDMVIFEVSCRTGDGLDAWVDWLAEKAVEYGGRAGKA, encoded by the coding sequence ATGGACGTAGAGGTGCTGGAGGGGATATTCGACGCCAACGAGAAGATCGCGCGGGAGAACGCCTCCCTTCTGCTCGCGCACGGGGTGCTGGCGGTCAACCTCATGGCCTCGCCCGGCGCCGGCAAGACCTCCCTCATCGCCGGCACCCTCGAACGCCTGGAGGGGCGGCTGCGCGCGGGGGTCATCGAGGGAGACATAGCGTCCAGCGTGGACGCCGAGAAGATCAAGGCCTACGGCGTGCCGGTGGTCCAGATCAACACCGGCGGAGCCTGCCACCTCGACGCGGTGATGATCCGCCAGGCCCTGGACCACCTCGACCTCGTCTCCCTCGACCTCCTGATCATCGAGAACGTGGGCAACCTGGTATGCCCGGCCGAGTTCAAGCTGGGGGAATCCATGCGGGCCATGATCCTCTCCGTGGCCGAGGGGCACGACAAACCGCTGAAGTACCCCCTCATGTTCAGCGAGTCAGACGTGCTGGTGGTGAACAAGACCGACCTCATCGGCCTGGGAGATTTTGACATGGAAGAGCTGCGCGGCACCGTCAAGCGCATGAACCCGGACATGGTCATCTTCGAGGTGAGCTGCCGCACCGGCGACGGGCTCGACGCCTGGGTTGACTGGCTGGCGGAGAAGGCCGTGGAATACGGGGGGCGGGCGGGGAAGGCCTGA
- a CDS encoding CocE/NonD family hydrolase — protein MVRKKRGDERGKEKRRDGMRRPVLLSSLVALPLLPGAARKVAELEGRRKGFEVRQFKLTTRDGTRLSAALYVPGGEGPFPALVMVHSWMLSRWQCHLYAPYFASAGYVVLTYDCRGWGSSRGKTHCADPELELRDLEEAIDWLTRDSGLPLKEGAVGITGISYGGGHSFLIASRDPRVKAAAPINGWTDLRESLLPQGSLKIFWGMLLLLTASCATRLDPRNPLYRWTGTMLLRRGDAEAFEEDMRRRSRLQDAENIDTPMLIVGSWNDDLFEPNQMMHFYERLRSPKMLYIANGIHGLDAGFGPRWAGKDIWALIRRWFDHWLKGEDNGMLEEPPVRLYRPWKKTVEPEESWPPPGVTMHRLFLGDDDGALKMSSRPGEGKGELDLKPRLLSPASSGPSVVRPQALGFVMPGPGRDRGRGYFSFTTAPSRRDFELIGIPRLTLAVEPRQERVQVNALLYDVPPHGRLPRLITYGTATLEGLRPGEEHRLSMELVAADYLLEVGHSFRLTLTGTNLSFVLPVLGKGARIIYGEGKSFLELPLREVGIGA, from the coding sequence ATGGTCAGGAAAAAGCGTGGGGACGAACGGGGGAAGGAGAAGCGCCGCGATGGCATGAGACGCCCGGTGCTCCTGTCATCCCTTGTCGCGCTGCCCCTCCTGCCCGGCGCCGCCAGGAAGGTGGCGGAGCTCGAGGGCAGGCGCAAGGGCTTCGAGGTCAGGCAGTTCAAGCTCACGACGAGGGACGGCACCCGCCTTTCGGCCGCCCTCTACGTGCCCGGGGGCGAGGGCCCCTTCCCCGCCCTGGTGATGGTGCATTCATGGATGCTGTCGCGCTGGCAATGCCATCTCTATGCCCCCTACTTCGCCTCCGCCGGTTATGTGGTCCTGACCTACGACTGCCGGGGTTGGGGGTCGTCGAGGGGAAAGACCCACTGCGCCGACCCGGAACTGGAGCTCCGCGACCTCGAGGAGGCCATCGACTGGCTGACGAGGGACAGCGGCCTGCCCCTCAAGGAGGGCGCGGTGGGGATCACCGGCATATCTTACGGCGGCGGCCATTCCTTCCTCATCGCCTCTCGTGACCCCCGGGTGAAAGCCGCGGCGCCCATCAACGGCTGGACTGACCTGCGGGAGAGCCTCCTGCCGCAGGGGTCTCTGAAGATCTTCTGGGGGATGCTGCTGCTCCTGACAGCCTCCTGTGCCACCCGCCTCGACCCCCGCAACCCGCTCTACCGCTGGACGGGGACCATGTTGCTGCGGCGAGGCGACGCCGAAGCCTTCGAGGAGGACATGCGCCGCCGATCCCGCCTGCAGGATGCGGAAAACATCGACACCCCCATGCTCATCGTGGGCTCGTGGAACGACGACCTCTTCGAGCCCAACCAGATGATGCATTTTTACGAGAGGCTGAGGTCCCCCAAGATGCTCTACATCGCCAACGGCATCCACGGGCTGGACGCCGGATTCGGGCCGCGCTGGGCGGGGAAGGATATCTGGGCGCTGATACGACGCTGGTTCGACCACTGGCTTAAGGGAGAGGACAACGGGATGCTCGAGGAGCCTCCCGTGCGCCTTTACCGGCCCTGGAAAAAAACGGTGGAGCCGGAGGAATCCTGGCCCCCTCCGGGCGTCACCATGCACCGCCTCTTCCTCGGCGATGATGACGGCGCTCTCAAGATGAGTTCCCGGCCCGGGGAGGGCAAGGGCGAGCTGGACCTCAAGCCCCGCCTCCTGAGCCCGGCCAGCTCCGGACCCTCGGTGGTGAGACCCCAAGCCCTGGGGTTCGTGATGCCGGGGCCGGGCCGTGACCGCGGCAGAGGATACTTTTCCTTCACCACCGCCCCCTCCCGGCGCGATTTCGAGCTCATCGGGATACCCAGGCTGACCCTGGCCGTCGAGCCCCGTCAGGAGCGGGTGCAGGTCAACGCCCTCCTTTACGACGTCCCTCCCCACGGCAGGCTTCCACGCCTCATAACCTACGGCACCGCCACCCTAGAGGGGCTGCGACCGGGGGAGGAGCACCGGTTGTCCATGGAGCTGGTGGCGGCGGATTACCTGCTGGAGGTGGGACATTCCTTCCGCCTCACCCTGACCGGGACCAACCTCTCCTTCGTGCTGCCCGTCCTCGGGAAAGGCGCCAGGATCATCTACGGGGAGGGGAAGAGCTTCCTCGAACTGCCCCTGAGGGAGGTAGGGATCGGGGCATAG
- a CDS encoding WYL domain-containing protein: MADQRARIQRLLSLVPYVLKHQGATLGELCEVFGVSRDQLVRDLNLIFLCGQPDYTPADLIEVDIDGDRVFIRMADYFARPLRFTPAELSGLHLACRALVELSGEEASEPLLSAMEKISRALSQGRPSREEIDGRIAIKPPSHEREVLSELSRACGERRVVEMEYYSYGRDELTRRRVRPLSLEFGMGHWYLRAWDERSGEGRVFRVDRIKELETTEETFEPPPGEEVESGLPSPYGAAESGEIEVKLSFSSALADWAREQPTFSSCEEVRGRLVCTLRTDNLSWLERELLRHGTEVKVISPPELKRRLRERALTTLAVYGVNPPGSN, translated from the coding sequence ATGGCGGATCAGAGAGCCAGGATACAGCGGCTCCTCTCCCTGGTGCCCTACGTGCTCAAGCACCAGGGAGCGACCCTGGGTGAGCTTTGCGAGGTCTTCGGCGTCTCCCGCGACCAGCTGGTGCGCGACCTCAACCTCATCTTCCTGTGCGGTCAGCCGGACTACACCCCCGCCGACCTCATCGAGGTGGATATAGACGGGGACAGGGTGTTCATACGCATGGCCGACTACTTCGCGCGCCCGCTGCGCTTCACTCCCGCCGAGCTGTCAGGGCTGCACCTGGCCTGCAGAGCCCTGGTGGAGCTCTCGGGGGAGGAGGCCTCGGAGCCCCTGCTCTCGGCCATGGAGAAGATATCGAGGGCTCTCAGCCAGGGTCGCCCATCGCGCGAGGAGATCGACGGGAGGATAGCCATAAAACCCCCTTCCCACGAAAGAGAGGTGCTCTCGGAGCTCTCACGCGCCTGCGGCGAGAGGCGGGTGGTGGAGATGGAATATTATTCCTACGGCAGGGATGAGCTGACGCGGCGCCGCGTCCGCCCCCTCTCCCTGGAATTCGGCATGGGACACTGGTACCTGCGCGCCTGGGACGAACGCAGCGGCGAGGGGAGGGTTTTCCGCGTGGATCGCATCAAGGAGCTGGAGACCACGGAGGAGACCTTCGAGCCGCCTCCGGGAGAGGAGGTAGAGTCCGGCCTCCCGAGTCCCTACGGGGCTGCGGAAAGCGGGGAGATCGAGGTGAAGCTGAGCTTCTCTTCCGCTCTGGCGGACTGGGCCAGGGAGCAGCCCACCTTCTCGAGCTGCGAGGAGGTAAGGGGCCGCCTGGTGTGCACCCTGCGCACCGACAACCTCTCCTGGCTGGAGCGGGAGCTGCTCCGCCACGGGACGGAGGTGAAGGTGATCTCGCCCCCGGAACTCAAACGGAGGTTGAGGGAACGGGCACTCACCACCCTGGCGGTCTACGGGGTGAATCCCCCCGGAAGCAACTGA
- a CDS encoding CoA transferase subunit A, which yields MSHANERLFDHQLAREVKLRKSRAEKDKRMPLKDAVAEFVQDGDSIVETGFAYVRGPMAAFWEIGRQRKKDLVGIFTPGGMNTAWHEFGGMEGCHVAYVGVEMRGLISPFRRGVQNGTLKVYSEWSHGGLALSLLAAEKGVNYVACKSMLGTDIMKTNPYIKEAEDPFTGEPVCLVPAMYPDVAIIHVHHADKFGNGRIWGPAVNDTSICIAAHKVIVTCERIVDTLDIRTNPYQVIVPHYCVDAVCEVPYGAYPGDMPGMYYFDRRLQERVVRVEWKTAESTREWYEKYILGTKDHFEMIQLIAEDEGMNVIDYLKKLEQLACDASFYGLGTWGIGGEREWKYEEVAKRAI from the coding sequence ATGAGCCATGCCAACGAGAGACTTTTCGACCACCAGCTCGCCCGGGAGGTGAAGCTGAGGAAGTCGAGGGCGGAGAAGGACAAGCGCATGCCCCTCAAGGACGCCGTCGCCGAGTTCGTGCAGGACGGCGACTCCATCGTGGAGACGGGCTTCGCCTACGTGCGCGGGCCCATGGCGGCGTTCTGGGAGATCGGGCGCCAGCGCAAGAAGGACCTGGTGGGCATCTTCACCCCCGGGGGGATGAACACCGCCTGGCACGAGTTCGGGGGCATGGAGGGATGCCATGTCGCCTACGTGGGGGTGGAGATGCGGGGACTGATATCTCCCTTCCGCCGCGGGGTCCAGAACGGCACCCTCAAGGTCTATTCGGAATGGAGCCACGGCGGGCTGGCGCTCTCCCTCCTGGCGGCGGAGAAGGGGGTCAACTACGTGGCCTGCAAGTCCATGCTGGGGACGGACATCATGAAGACCAACCCCTACATCAAAGAAGCTGAGGACCCGTTCACGGGCGAGCCGGTATGTCTGGTCCCGGCCATGTATCCCGACGTGGCCATCATCCACGTCCATCACGCCGACAAGTTCGGCAACGGCCGCATCTGGGGACCGGCGGTCAACGACACCTCCATCTGCATCGCGGCGCACAAGGTCATCGTCACCTGCGAGCGCATCGTGGACACCCTGGACATCCGCACCAACCCCTACCAGGTCATCGTCCCCCATTACTGCGTGGACGCGGTCTGCGAGGTGCCCTACGGCGCCTACCCCGGCGACATGCCCGGCATGTACTACTTCGACCGCAGGCTCCAGGAGCGCGTGGTGCGCGTGGAGTGGAAGACCGCCGAGAGCACCAGGGAGTGGTACGAGAAATATATCCTGGGCACCAAGGACCACTTCGAGATGATCCAGCTCATCGCCGAGGATGAAGGCATGAACGTCATCGACTACCTCAAGAAGCTGGAACAGCTCGCCTGCGACGCCTCTTTCTACGGTCTGGGCACCTGGGGCATCGGCGGCGAGCGGGAGTGGAAATACGAGGAAGTGGCCAAGCGGGCCATCTAA
- a CDS encoding undecaprenyl-diphosphate phosphatase produces the protein MGILPALFLGAVQGVTEFWPISSSAHLALLIHLFGWGEPDLSFLVALHLGTWIAVVWHYRRRLWRIVLACLGELTGRGRGGEEARLGWMLLLATVPGVVLGAVFAESSEMMEGMPLLMAFTLAAFGLALWCADALGSEALTWREAGWRQALAVGVAQALAVMPGVSRSGASISAARAGGLERREAADFSFLLSVPIIGAAAAYEGFKLLRAEMPGGAAWPMLCGAAASAVTGYLAIRVLLTRLESGTFRPYAVYRLVLAAALVLVLVVL, from the coding sequence ATGGGGATCCTTCCCGCCCTTTTCCTGGGAGCGGTGCAGGGGGTCACGGAGTTCTGGCCCATATCCAGCTCCGCCCACCTCGCCCTCCTCATCCACCTCTTCGGATGGGGCGAGCCCGACCTCTCCTTCCTGGTGGCGCTGCATCTGGGGACTTGGATCGCGGTGGTCTGGCACTACCGGCGCCGTCTGTGGAGGATCGTCCTCGCCTGCCTGGGCGAGTTGACGGGAAGGGGGCGGGGCGGGGAGGAGGCGCGCCTGGGATGGATGCTGCTCCTCGCCACCGTCCCGGGGGTGGTGCTGGGGGCGGTGTTCGCCGAGAGCTCGGAGATGATGGAGGGGATGCCGCTGCTCATGGCCTTTACCCTGGCCGCCTTCGGTCTGGCGCTGTGGTGCGCCGACGCCCTGGGCAGCGAGGCCCTCACCTGGCGGGAGGCGGGATGGAGGCAGGCCCTGGCGGTGGGCGTGGCCCAGGCTCTGGCCGTCATGCCCGGGGTCTCGCGTTCCGGCGCCTCCATCTCGGCGGCGCGTGCGGGGGGGCTGGAGCGCAGGGAGGCGGCAGATTTCTCCTTCCTCCTCTCCGTGCCCATCATCGGGGCGGCGGCGGCATACGAAGGATTCAAGCTCCTCAGGGCGGAGATGCCGGGGGGGGCGGCGTGGCCCATGCTCTGCGGCGCCGCCGCCTCCGCCGTCACCGGCTACCTGGCCATCAGGGTGCTCCTCACCCGCCTCGAATCCGGCACCTTCCGCCCCTACGCGGTCTACCGGCTGGTGCTTGCCGCCGCGCTCGTGCTGGTGCTGGTCGTCCTCTGA
- a CDS encoding sigma-70 family RNA polymerase sigma factor: protein MTLDEHDGSDRDRPTDEELVRDFLAGDHAAFEELATRYQPAIMNMAYRLLGNRNDAGDVCQEVFVLLLRKLGSFRGEAKFSTWLYRVSLNACHDYARRSRRNVSLSESPGDNLPEIEQRLADDGLEAPEASMERAEVQKAVREAISRLPYKFKEIIYLHDISGYNYKEVAEILDISLGTVKSRLNRARNRLALELRDFWEQMP from the coding sequence ATGACCCTGGACGAACATGACGGAAGTGACAGAGACAGGCCCACGGACGAGGAACTGGTGCGCGACTTCCTCGCGGGGGACCATGCTGCCTTCGAGGAGCTGGCGACCCGCTACCAGCCGGCGATCATGAACATGGCCTACCGCCTGCTGGGGAACCGCAACGACGCCGGCGACGTGTGCCAGGAGGTCTTCGTGCTCCTGCTGCGCAAGCTGGGGTCCTTCCGCGGGGAGGCCAAGTTCTCTACCTGGCTCTACCGCGTCTCGCTCAACGCCTGCCACGACTACGCCCGCAGGTCGCGCCGCAACGTCTCCCTCTCCGAATCCCCCGGGGACAACCTCCCGGAGATCGAGCAGCGCCTGGCGGACGACGGCCTGGAGGCCCCCGAGGCGAGCATGGAACGGGCGGAGGTGCAGAAGGCGGTGAGGGAGGCCATCTCACGCCTCCCCTACAAGTTCAAGGAGATAATCTATCTGCACGATATCAGCGGATACAATTACAAAGAGGTGGCGGAGATCCTGGATATCTCCCTGGGCACGGTGAAGTCGCGCCTCAACCGCGCCCGCAACCGCCTCGCGCTGGAACTGCGGGATTTCTGGGAACAGATGCCGTGA
- the hypA gene encoding hydrogenase maturation nickel metallochaperone HypA — MHELGVTESIAAICLKHAQRNNARRIIKVNVKLGELAGIVDHYVSFYWDMVTRDTIAQGAELNFIKVPVVAYCKECEERFAVEEFDLTCPRCGRAETELVSGREFMVESIEIE, encoded by the coding sequence ATGCATGAGCTCGGAGTGACCGAGAGCATCGCCGCCATCTGCCTGAAGCATGCGCAGCGCAACAACGCCAGGAGGATAATTAAGGTCAACGTCAAGCTGGGGGAGCTGGCGGGGATCGTGGACCATTACGTCAGCTTCTACTGGGACATGGTCACCAGGGACACCATCGCCCAGGGCGCGGAGCTCAACTTCATCAAGGTCCCGGTGGTGGCGTATTGTAAGGAGTGCGAGGAGCGGTTCGCGGTGGAGGAGTTCGACCTCACCTGTCCCAGGTGTGGCAGGGCGGAAACGGAGCTGGTCTCCGGCCGGGAGTTCATGGTGGAGTCCATCGAGATAGAGTAG
- a CDS encoding zf-HC2 domain-containing protein, with protein sequence MNCRKATRSLGPFLDGELAPSRAEELRRHLSSCPDCALRHRRMRALLGELSSLPSLHPTPREREALLIRLRREPAEPAPAPFFHRRAQLAAAAVSMLAIAVITGVAVTVWRGEQAPTVVEREAAPAERGGSETDHADKYSTVENWRPDAATPGAMAASLKPSPSLVLSGREYGPRDLEAYRDDLGARMDFYSAYWYPASTGALDEAELRGTQQELVEEMAARAASLGGDPEGLKRAVESALAGSDGEILLPCHAELAKVNGRECWLVSLSGPEDYLLFPDPQRPPAMVLASLGGEESLAVSESLLRELAAVLAPCDGAGPLTVTSQWNGAAGSGAEEGRASIPPDDRASGKQGEEAGESLSGVDFRSFLRDLAARYNSLDMLGRLESLNYQKVIMILHGDWAGLAAEGVNLGDFLRPPRRLWAVDRESGAVLK encoded by the coding sequence ATGAACTGCAGAAAAGCCACCAGATCCCTGGGGCCGTTCCTGGACGGCGAACTGGCCCCTTCCCGCGCTGAGGAGCTGCGGAGGCACCTCTCCTCGTGCCCGGACTGCGCGCTGCGCCACCGGCGCATGCGGGCTCTCCTGGGCGAGCTCTCCTCGCTGCCCTCCCTCCATCCCACCCCCCGTGAGAGGGAGGCGCTGCTCATCCGGCTGCGCCGCGAGCCGGCGGAGCCCGCGCCGGCTCCCTTCTTCCACCGCCGGGCGCAGCTCGCCGCCGCCGCCGTCTCGATGCTGGCCATAGCGGTCATCACCGGGGTGGCGGTCACGGTATGGAGAGGGGAACAAGCGCCGACGGTGGTGGAAAGGGAGGCGGCACCCGCGGAGCGGGGCGGATCCGAGACCGATCACGCCGACAAATACTCGACGGTTGAAAACTGGCGGCCGGATGCCGCGACACCGGGCGCGATGGCCGCGTCCCTGAAGCCATCGCCCTCACTGGTGCTCTCAGGCCGGGAATACGGACCGAGGGACCTCGAAGCCTACCGCGATGACCTGGGGGCGAGGATGGACTTCTACTCCGCTTACTGGTACCCGGCCTCCACGGGCGCCTTGGACGAGGCGGAACTGCGCGGCACGCAGCAAGAGCTGGTGGAGGAGATGGCTGCCAGGGCGGCGTCGCTGGGCGGTGACCCCGAGGGCCTCAAGAGGGCCGTGGAGTCGGCGCTCGCCGGGTCGGACGGCGAGATCCTCCTGCCCTGCCACGCGGAGCTGGCGAAGGTGAACGGCAGGGAATGCTGGCTGGTGTCCCTGAGCGGACCGGAGGATTACCTCCTCTTCCCCGACCCGCAACGCCCGCCGGCCATGGTCCTCGCCTCCCTGGGCGGCGAGGAGAGCCTGGCGGTGAGCGAATCGCTACTGAGGGAGCTGGCCGCGGTCCTGGCTCCCTGCGACGGCGCCGGCCCCTTGACCGTCACCTCGCAATGGAACGGAGCGGCGGGAAGCGGCGCAGAGGAGGGGCGGGCGTCCATCCCCCCGGACGACAGGGCCTCCGGCAAGCAGGGAGAGGAGGCGGGCGAAAGCCTCTCCGGGGTCGATTTCCGCTCCTTCCTGCGCGACCTGGCCGCCCGCTACAACAGCCTCGACATGCTTGGCAGGCTGGAGAGCCTGAACTACCAGAAGGTGATCATGATCCTGCACGGGGACTGGGCCGGGCTGGCCGCCGAGGGCGTGAACCTCGGCGACTTCCTGCGCCCCCCGCGGCGCCTGTGGGCGGTGGACCGCGAGAGCGGCGCAGTCCTCAAATAA
- a CDS encoding glutaconate CoA-transferase — MSEVQYTPRELLACVAARLISDGESVFVGTGLPLVGALLAHKLHAPNMMAIYECGAVDPEPRVLPWSVACSWTYHKAPTILSMTSVFGHSRAGYADVGFLGGAQIDMYGNINATCIGDYDNPKVRLTGSGGANDIASLCGKVIFMGLHLPERFPEKCDYITTPGFLDGPGAREKAGLVGGGPWRVISHLGVMGFDEETCRMKLISYHPGVTPEVVQQFTGFELIIPDDVTETPKPTEEELRVLREEVDPNQLFVF, encoded by the coding sequence ATGAGCGAGGTACAGTACACCCCCCGGGAACTGCTGGCGTGCGTGGCCGCGCGCCTCATAAGCGACGGCGAGAGCGTCTTCGTGGGCACCGGCCTGCCCCTGGTGGGCGCCCTGTTGGCCCACAAGCTGCACGCCCCCAATATGATGGCCATCTACGAGTGCGGGGCCGTGGACCCGGAGCCCCGCGTGCTCCCCTGGTCGGTGGCCTGTTCCTGGACCTACCACAAGGCGCCCACCATCCTCTCCATGACCTCGGTCTTCGGCCACAGCCGCGCCGGCTACGCGGACGTGGGCTTCCTGGGCGGGGCCCAGATCGACATGTACGGCAACATCAACGCCACCTGCATCGGCGATTACGACAACCCCAAGGTGCGCCTCACGGGCTCGGGCGGCGCCAACGACATCGCTTCCCTGTGCGGCAAGGTCATCTTCATGGGCCTGCACCTGCCGGAGCGCTTCCCCGAGAAGTGCGACTACATCACCACCCCGGGATTCCTGGACGGCCCGGGAGCGCGCGAGAAAGCTGGGCTGGTGGGCGGCGGGCCCTGGAGGGTCATCTCGCACCTCGGGGTGATGGGCTTCGACGAGGAGACCTGCCGCATGAAGCTCATCTCCTACCATCCCGGCGTGACCCCTGAGGTGGTGCAGCAGTTCACGGGCTTCGAGCTCATCATCCCCGACGACGTGACCGAGACCCCCAAGCCCACCGAGGAGGAGCTGCGCGTCCTGCGCGAGGAAGTGGACCCCAACCAGCTGTTCGTATTCTAG
- a CDS encoding YafY family transcriptional regulator, which yields MNKAERLIDLIAMLLQARKPVTLEQIRSSIPGYGQASMSAFKRMFERDKSELREMGIPIQVVPVDALGEEFGYRIPKEQYYLPELDFSPEEKVALLLVNRLSSGELIPFSREAAAALRKLSPDLGEGSRLGGPAAPRLRFAPIREREEVLNMLWRAAVECRTVRFAYRSPGKGKGRAKERELDPYGLYLERGSWYVVGFCHLRGEVRSFRVSRIESEVEFAHREGKGPDFVRPPDFRLEEHARILPWEFEEGAPREARVRFSPRMAWQVEKDLGDVYRFEAAPDGGGVLEVTVRNEDAFLNWVLSYAEDAEVLSPPDLREKTVRRLERLLKSLGDV from the coding sequence TTGAACAAGGCGGAGCGCCTCATCGACCTCATCGCCATGCTGCTCCAGGCGCGAAAACCGGTGACCCTGGAGCAGATAAGGTCCTCCATACCCGGCTACGGACAGGCATCCATGTCCGCCTTCAAGCGCATGTTCGAGCGAGACAAGAGCGAGCTACGCGAGATGGGGATTCCCATCCAGGTGGTGCCCGTGGACGCTCTGGGGGAGGAGTTTGGCTACCGCATCCCCAAGGAACAGTACTATCTTCCCGAGCTGGACTTCAGCCCCGAGGAGAAGGTCGCCCTACTGCTGGTCAACCGCCTTTCCTCCGGGGAGCTCATCCCCTTCTCGCGGGAGGCCGCAGCGGCGCTCAGGAAGCTGAGCCCGGACCTGGGGGAGGGCAGCAGGCTGGGCGGCCCGGCGGCGCCGCGCCTGCGCTTTGCCCCTATCCGCGAACGCGAGGAGGTCCTCAACATGCTGTGGCGGGCGGCGGTGGAATGCCGCACCGTGCGTTTCGCCTACCGTTCCCCGGGGAAGGGGAAGGGCAGGGCGAAGGAGCGAGAGCTCGACCCCTATGGGCTGTACCTGGAGCGCGGCTCCTGGTATGTGGTGGGATTCTGTCACCTGCGCGGGGAGGTGCGCTCCTTCCGGGTCTCGCGCATCGAGTCGGAGGTGGAGTTCGCGCACCGGGAGGGAAAGGGGCCGGACTTCGTCCGCCCCCCGGACTTCCGGCTGGAGGAGCACGCGCGCATCCTCCCTTGGGAGTTCGAGGAAGGAGCTCCCCGCGAGGCCAGGGTGCGCTTCTCCCCCCGCATGGCCTGGCAGGTGGAGAAGGACCTGGGAGACGTCTACCGTTTCGAGGCCGCCCCCGACGGGGGAGGGGTGCTGGAGGTGACGGTGCGCAACGAGGACGCCTTCCTGAACTGGGTGCTCTCCTATGCCGAGGACGCCGAGGTGCTCTCCCCCCCCGACCTGCGGGAGAAGACCGTGCGGCGCCTGGAAAGACTCCTGAAGAGCCTGGGAGATGTGTAG